The genome window AGTTTGGAGACAATACACCAGACAAGTCCCAGTCCTCCTTTGTGCATAACATATTTGGCGAGACTCCTTTATTATAGATAAGTGCTATTGGTTCAACAAGTGAAAGCAAGTGCAAAGACGCCATACAATAATCCGTGTCTTTCGCTTAAGCAACAAAACAATCAAACTGTTGGTTGAGTAAGCTTGTAGGGATTGCTAACATTGCACTCGTACCCACTGAGAGGTACAACATTATGGAGGTGCATATGTTGAGTAATCCACAATATAACATTATTTCTACAGAGCGTTTGTTTCAACCATACACCGTTGCCAAGCTAACCCTGTCCTCGCGCATCGTCATGTCTCCCATGGCTCGAGCCTTCTCCCCGAATGGTGTCCCGGGCCCCGATGTAGCCGCATATTATCGTCGCCGTGCCGAGCATGGTGTTGGACTCATTATTACCGAAGGTGCGACCATTGATCATCCGTCTGCATCAAGTGAGCCTAGAATCCCTCATATGTACGGAGCAGCAGCTCTTCAAGGCTGGTCTGAAGTGGTCAAACAAGTTCATGAAGCTGGCAGCAAAATCTTCCCTCAGATTTTACACATGGGAATCGTTCGTCCTTCAGGATCTGACCCACACCCGGAAGCTGCATCACTCAGTCCATCGGGAATGGATATGGAGGGTAATCAAGTAGGTGCGCCCATGACGGAAGCAGAGATTGCAATGGTGATTCAAGCTTATGCTGATGCAGCCGTTAATGCGCAACGCATCGGTTTTGACGGAATTGAGCTTCACGGTGCACACGGATTTTTGATCGATCAGTTTTTCTGGAAAACGACGAATAGAAGGACCGACCGCTACGGTGGTGACCTTCGGAAACGAACTCAATTTGCGATTGAACTTGTCATGGCAGTTCGTGCTGCGGTAGGTCCTGATTTTCCTATTGCAATGCGGATTTCCCAATGGAAAATGAATGATTATCAAGCCCGACTGTTCGACACACCGGAACAACTGGAACAATTCCTTCGTTTGCTGGTTGAAGCAGGTGTAGATATCTTCCACTGCTCCACACGACGCTTCTGGGAACCCGAGTTTGAAGGATCTGATCTTGGATTTGCAGGGTGGGTGCGGAAGCTAAGTGGCCAAACCACGATAACGGTCGGTTCTGTAGGTATAGCAGATGAACCTGAAGCAGAAGACGATGAAGTCAAACATCCGGGGATGAGCGAACTTATGAAGCGATATGAGCAAAAGGAATTTGACCTAGTAGCTGTGGGACGCGCACTTCTTGGTGATCCGGCATGGGCTGCCAAAATACGCGAAGGCCGCGTCTCTGAGATTCAGACTTTTACACCTGAAGCACTGGCTACGCTACACTAAGAACAATGACTTATTGTTCCAGACATTTTTTCTCACATCATTTTTTCTCCCATATATGTAGGTTTGATCTCATGTATCCACTATAATATGCAAAGGGCTCGCTTTCCCTCCGGGATTGCGGGTGTTTTGTTATTGGAGATAACTGTACAATCAAACACTTGGAGCACATAGCAATATCGTTCAAGAAAATTCCTTCTTTGCAAACTATAATGACCTTAACATACAGAAAGAAGGTGCATCATGACTCGGGAAGTCCGGACTGTGGTATTTGATACCGACTTACAGCTAGAAGCTTATCAATTTGAAGGCATTATGCAGAAGTTTCCCAATCACTTTCATGACTATTACGTCATTGGTTTTATTGAGCAAGGCAAGCGTCACCTCGTCTGCAACAATGAAGAATACATTTTGAATAGCGGAGACATGATTGTCTTTAATCCACATGATCCTCATGCCTGCGAACAGGTCGATGGCAGAACACTCGATTATCGCTGTATCAACGTCCAGCCTGAGGTGATGCGAGAGTATGCGAGAGAGATTACCGGACAAGCTTACTTGCCACGGTTTACAACCCCCGTTCTCTACCAAAGTGAACTTGTGGGTTCCCTGCACGAGCTGCATCAGATGATTTTGGAGGAGCAATCGGATTTCTGCAAAGAAGAATTGTTACTCTTTCTGCTGGATCAATTGATGCGAGAATATTCAGATGCTGAACCGCCTGTTTCCACTCAGGATGTTACTATGGAGATCAGACGTATATGTGAGTACATCGAATCTCATTACATGGAGAGCATCTCATTAAACGAGTTAGCCGACTTGACGGAGATGAGCAAATATCACCTGCTGCGTTTGTTCACTCGTCAGAAAGGGATATCCCCTTACCGCTATCTGGAAACCATTCGTATTAATCATGCTAAACGGTTCCTGGAACAGGGCCAGCTTCCGATTGAAGTTGCTGCACAGACAGGATTTAGCGACCAGAGCCACTTCACGAATTTTTTCAAAAAACTGATTGGCCTGACGCCCAAGCAATACCGACGTATCTTCAATCATGATACCGAGCCGAAACGAACCACCCAGCACATCGTATGACGAGTCATCAGAACACCACGGTCTCTACTGGGCATTTACTCGCTTTGTTTACCATATTGATCTGGGGCACTACCTTTGTCTCGACGAAGGTTCTGCTGATTGACTTCACTCCAGTGGAAATTTTGTTTTTTCGCTTCCTGTTCGGGTATGTGGTACTCGTACTGATCTATCCGCGTTCACTGCGGACCGCCTCATTCAGAGAAGAATGCTTGTTTATCGGAGCAGGAATATGTGGAGTGACTCTATATTTTCTCATTGAAAATATTGCGCTGCTGTACACAACCGCTTCCAACGTGGGAGTTATTGTCTCCATTGCCCCGTTCTTCACTGCCGCACTCGCACATTTCTTCCTGGATGGTGAGAAGTTAACACGCCGCTTTCTTATCGGATTTGGGATTGCCTTGAGCGGCATTCTACTCATCGCACTGAATGGCAGTTTCGTACTGCAACTGAATCCGGCAGGTGATCTGCTTGCTTTCATAGCACCTGCGGTATGGGCGATTTATTCTGTATTAATGCGTAAAATTGGCCAGCTTCGCTTTCACACGATTGGTGCGACTCGCAAAGTATTTTTCTATGGCATGATCTTCATGCTGCCAGCTCTTTTCCTGTTTGAATTCCATCTGGAACTCGGGCGCTTCACGAGTATGACCAATCTTTCTAATTTACTTTACCTCGGTCTGGGTGCCTCCGCGCTGTGTTTCGTGACCTGGAACCAGGCTGTGAATCTTCTCGGAGCTATGAAAACAAGTGTATATATCTATCTGGTACCTGTCATTACTGTCGTGTCATCTGCACTCATTCTTCGGGAACAGATCACCTGGGTGATTGTAATTGGGGCGTTCTTAACCCTATTCGGCTCTTACATTTCAGAGCGCAAAGGACACAAGCTTAACAACAAAAACACTAATCCGCGTAGCGGTTAGTGTTTGCTTCATTTTTTACGGATATAACTGGAACTCCTGGTTGACCACCGTTGACATACAGCAAAGTTCATTCATTTGATCTCATTCAATTGAGACAGCAGAATCTCAAGTTCCTCTTGCTCCAGATGACGCCATTGCCCCCGCTCCAGTTGATCCAGCGTAATATTCATAATTCGGATGCGCTCCAGCTTCAATACTCGGTACCCCAAAGCTTTGCACATTCTGCGGATCTGCAGATTGAGCCCCTGTGTCAGAATAATACGAAACACATGTTCACTTTGCCTATTCACTTCGCAAGGTTTGGTCACCACGTTCAGTATTTCAACACCTTCAGACATGGACTTTACAAATTCATCTGTTATAGGTTTGTCTACAGTCACTACATATTCCTTATCATGATTATGCTCCGAACGCATCATCTTGTTCACAATGCCTCCATCATTCGTAAGCAAAATCAACCCCTCAGATGCCTTATCCAGCCTGCCTATTGCAAATATGCGAGAAGGATAATTCATATATTGAATGATGTTGCCCTCCACATGTTCTGCTGCTGTGCAGACAATACCGATCGGTTTATTCAGAGCAATGTAGACAGGTTCGCTGTCATTACGAGGAATCTCCTTGCCATCAATGAGTACCACATCGTCAGGTTCAACATTCGCCCCTTTTTCACATACCCTGCCATTGATCGTTATGCGTCCGGCTGCAATTAATCGGTTCGTTTCCCTGCGGGAGCAGAATCCCGTTTCACTTATGTATTTGTTAATTAACATGTGTCACCGCTTCTCATCTGTAATAGATCTGATGGTTCATTGAATTAAATGGTCCGTTCTTTCTTCATGCAAGAGTTAGTACCTTGTACTGATTCTCATTCCCCATCATCTCATTTATACTGATACGAAGCAATGAATGGTTGTATGAGAACACATACAACGGTTCATAGAAAAGTCAAAATACACTCTGGAAGGAGAGTATCCATGAACAAAGTTACTCGACTTACAATTGTTCCCGATGATCCAAACCTAGACTCTGGCATATGGATTGGTGGAGAAATCGCATACGTTGCAGACTGGCCGGTCAACCCTGAGGGGCAGCCTTTAATGCATCTGTTCTCCATCCATTGCAATACACTTTCACAGCATGTCGATATCCCTTATTTACCACAAGATAAATATATCTCGGTCTTCTCCACCTACTCCGCCTCCGAATACTTTCTGGACCAGGTAACCTATGCGGGAGATGAACTGGAATGGAACGAAAATATTCTCGCAGGATACACTTATGTCTCGGTGTCTTCGCATCCGCTAACTTCCGTATGTCCCATTCCACCCATTCCGTTAAGCGGCGTACGTTTGATTGAAATGGAGTTGGACGATCAGGAGTTCCCTGCATGTTCGTTTTTCTCTCCGACTTTACCAAACGGTGTGAAGGGAATTGACCACCTGCTAGAGGAATATCAACTGGTGTGCCAAATATATTCCGGAGATTTTCCTGATCCTTATCGGGATATATTGGGTCTTTCGGATGCTAACGGTTATTTATTTTTGCGAAAGGGTCTCGCGTCTTCTCACGCACCATTCGATGCAATTTTCTTTGTACAGACTGCTTAATGGCGATATGTTGAGGTCAAATACCATCATATAGAACGGCTAATCAGAACGTTTCCCGTCTACTCAGACAGGGAACGTTTTTTGATATATGCCCAGTTTACAATCCTCGTTCAATTCAAATGCCAACACTGTTAAAAGTTCATATTGATTGGATCGTATCTATCCTTTCGACACGAAATCGTTTTAGAAAAAAATGTAACACGAATGTTCAAAAATTAACATTATTTTACAATAAAAAGCATGTACATTTGGGCAATTATGGTATAAGTTATATATGAAATAAACATTAATTACATAATATAAAATTTTCATCCAATTAGGAGGCGGGCTTTTGAAAAGAATATTCGCTCTAAGCTGCGGTTTTTATCTGTTAATCGGCATAACCAGCGTTGTGCTCGGTGCACTTCTCCCTGTTTTATTGTCATATTATGAGCGCGGTTACAGTGATGGCGGATTTTTGTTGTTTCTGCAGTTTCTTGGATTTCTTGTCGGTGTACTTGTAGCTCCTGCCCTGACAGCCCGGATTGGAAGAAAAGCGATGCTTACCCTTGCCTTGATCTGTATTGTAGCCGCCTATACATTACTCGGTTTTTTGCCATCCTGGGCTGTAGTTCTCTTTCTCACAATGATCGTAGGTTTCGGTTCAGGTATCATCGAACCCTCTGTAGGTGCATTCACGATCGAATTCACTGAGAATCAGAAGGCAGTCGCCATGTCCAAGCTGGATGTCTTTTTTGCTCTTGGAGCACTTCTCATCCCCGCTGTCGCTGCTTTATTTATCTGGATAGACATGTGGCATCTCACTTTTTATGCGGTGGCCGTGTTGTCACTGGTTCTCATGTTGCTGTGGATCACTATGCCCCGGCCAGCCGCACTATATCTGGAACAAGCTGGTGAGAATACAGTGGCGCATGCCGCAGGTAAAGCCAGATATTCAAAAAAACATCTAGGTCTGCTGACGATCTTCGTCATCTTCTTTTTCATCTACATGGGACTGGAACTGGGACTGATGAACTTCCTGCCCTCCATTCTCGTAGAACGATTGCAGCTTCAGGAATCTGTCGCATCACTGAGTGTCTCCATCCTGTGGATTGCGATGATCATCGGCCGTCTTTTCTCGGGAAAAATAGCGGAAGCGGTCAACTATATGCCTTTCCTGATCTGGAGTACGATCGGCACGCTTATGTTCGCAGTGGCTATGGTATTTGTAACTGGACAGTGGGCAACGTACGTGCTGATCTTCGGTACCGGTTTGTTCATGTCAGGGCTGTTCTGTATCGCACTCGTCTATGCTAATGTTCTGATTCCCGGCATGACCGAACGCACAACCAGTATCCTGATCGCATCGGGTGGTATTGGAGGTGCAGTCTTGCAGTATGTGACTGGATGGAGTATGAGTGCCTGGCCTGTTGTGAATACAATCTGGATCTTGGCCGGATTCTGTCTGATCCTTCTTCTCACATTGATGGTTTCTCATCTATGGACTGTTAAGAATAATGCCGTAAGTGCCGCTCTCGCACAACATAGTAAGGAAATGTAAACTCCTTCATTTCTTAAGGGAGGTGATGCCCGCATCATCCGGAATTGTTGAGCTTCGTTCGAGCTAGTACACCATAATATTGGAGGAAATCGTATGCAAACTTTGACCAACAACCGCTTCGTAGCCGGAAAAGGGATTAAGTTGATTGACGATTCAGGTGTTGAATACCTCGATGGCGTATCAGGTACGTTCAATCTGTCACTGGGCTATAATCACCCACATGTAGTCAGCAAAATTCAGGAACAAGTCGGCAATCTGACGCATATGTCTTCCTCCTTCACTGAACCATACGTAAATGAAGTACTTGATCACTTAATCGAATATGCTCCAAACGACATTAATGCCGGATGGATGCGGGATATTACCGGTTCAACTGCAAACGAATGTGCAACAAAAATTGCACAGAAGTATACCGAGTCGACAGACATCATCAGCCTGTATCTATCCCATCATGGACAGACCCAATTTGCCACCGGAATCTCGGGAAATGCCTTTAGACGGAAACGGTTCCCCAATTCAGCAGCGGCTAACGCTGTTCATGTACCTGCCCCATACTGTTATCGCTGCCCATTCAAATCCTCAAACGGAGACTGCGGCTATCAATGCGTTGAAGCTATCTCTGATGCAATAGAATATGCAAGTTCCGGCTCAGTCGCCTGCATGATTATCGAACCCATTCTTGGGAATGGTGGCAATATCATTCCTCCTGCCGGATATTTCAAACGACTGCGTAAACTGTGTGATGAGTACAACATGCTTCTCATTGCCGACGAAGTACAGACCGGCATCGGCCGTACGGGAACCATGTTTGCCAGCGAGCTGTTTGATATCCAGCCTGATATGATTACCCTTGCTAAAGGTCTTGGCGGAATCGGCGTACCTGTTGCTGCTGTATTAATGCAATCCCGATTAAATGTGCTCGAAAAGCACGAACACTCCTTCACCTCTGGAAGCAATCTGATTTCCGTAACCGCTGCCAAATCCACCCTGGAGGTGGTATCTGAACCCGGATTTCTCGATGCCGTGAAACGCAAAGGTGAAATTCTGGGTGAATTACTGCATGAATTGGCTATGAAATACCCAAGTATCGGGGAAGCTCGTGGTGTCGGGTTAATGTGGGGGTTGGAGATCGTAGGTGACGGTAATGAACCGGATACGTTAAAAACAAATGCCATTGTTGACCGTGCTTTTACAGATGAGCATCTGATCTTAAGAAGTTCAAGATATGGCTTCGGTAACGTGGTTAAGGTCCGGCCTTCTCTTACCACAACCGAGGACGAACTGGTAGAGATTGTGGAGCGGCTGGATTCGGTGCTTGCCAGCGTTCATTAAAACATTTCAATGCAACTGTTCGAAGTGGTCGTTTCGGTTACGAATCGTTCTTATGATCGCTGTTATCCACGGATTTTCTTGATTTTCCTTTCCCAAGGGAAAAATCCGGTGATAAAGGCGAACGCTTCGCTTCTCCAGAATCGATTTCGTCCCCTTCACTACTTTCGTATCTTGTCAGAAACTGCTTTAAGATCAAACGCTATATTTATATTTTATATAATTACAAGGAGGTTATATCATGCTTGCATTGGTATACAAATCGGCATGGGATGTTGCACTTGAGGAACGACCTGTCCCGGAAATTACAAGAGATAATCAGGTGTTGGTTCGTATTCGGGCGACAGGCGTGTGCGGTACCGATCTCGGTATTGTCAGTGGCAAATATCATGCGGTCCCTTCCGTCATACTCGGTCATGAGTCTGCCGGGGAAGTCATCGATGTTGGCTCTGCGGTAACGACATTACAACCGGGCGACCGTGTTGTGATTGATCCTACCTACTATTGCGGACAATGTGACATGTGCAGAACAGGCAGACAAAATCATTGTACACATAAGTCTGTTACAGAGACAGGTGTAAGTGCTGACGGGACATTTACGGATTATTATGTGACCGAAGATCGCTTTTTGTACAAATTAAAGGATCATGTGAGCTATGAGGAAGCGACGTTGACGGAACCGCTCAGTTGTATGCTAACGGGGATTAATCAGATCCATCTACTGCCGAATTTCAGAACGATCATCCTCGGCGCAGGCCCGATTGGCATTCTGTACAGCTACGCGCTCGCTTCCAAAGGTGTTACTGGCTGTCTGGTCGACATCTCGGAGGAACGCTTGGCGATTGCCGGTTCCATTGCACCAGATCGCTGGCAGGTTCATTCATCCTTCGAAAATGCAATAGAATCGCTGTCACCTGCAACCCATCAGGTTGATATGATTGTGGATACTACAGGTGTCGTAGGTACACAAGTACTCTCCCAGCTCGCCAGTGGCGGTTATCTGATGCTGGTAGGTCTGAGAGATGGAAATACGTCCTTTAATCCAAAAGAAGTCGTGGACCGCAGTCTGAAAATTATTGGCTCCATCGATTCTCTGGGCACATTCGCAACAGCACATTATATGATTGAACAAGAGATCATTCCGGCTAAAAAAATCATTACCCACTCCTTCCCGTTGGAGGATTACGAAGAAGCATTCCGCACACTTGGCTGCGATATCCAGGGGCGCACACTTCAAGCCTCTTCACATGCAATCAAAGTTGTACTGCAATCCAGCGGTTCCCGTTTCTAAAACGCAAAGCTAACCATGATAAAATAAAGTAGATTAGAGATATATGTTTACACAATCCTGGAGGAGGAATACAACATGGTAGCAAACCAAGAGTTTGGCGGACTGGGAGCGGCCGATGATGACATCATTCAAGCAGTCATTTTTGATATGGATGGTGTATTGATTGACAGCGAACCGATATATTTCGAGATTGAGCGCAGCTCTTTTGCCCATTTTGGCGCAGTCATGACCGAAGAAGAACACCATACTTATGTTGGAGTTACGTTGGAGTCCATGTGGCAGCAAGTATTGGACAAACATCAACTGACAGCTACGTTAGATGAAGTATTGGCTTATCATCAGCATAATGTGATGCAAACCATGCTGGCTCATTCCAACTTGACGGCAATGCCTTCCGTGGAACGTTGGTTAAGCTGGCTGCACGAGCAACACGTTCCCATAGCCGTTGCTTCTTCCTCTCCACGTGCACTGATTGATTTGATCATGAACAAGACCGGACTTGGGCGGTACTTTGAGGTACGAATGACCGGAGAGGAAGTCGAGAACGGCAAGCCGGCACCGGATATTTTCCTAACCACAGCTGAAATGATTGGCGCATCCCCGTCCAATTGTCTGGTGATTGAGGACTCTCGCAATGGTGTTCAGGCGGCCAAAAGTGCAGGCATGCGCTGCATCGGTTATCACAATCCGGGATCAGGCAACCAAGACTTATCCAAAGCCGATCTTCAGATTTCCAGTTACGATGAGTTATGGACCTTGAAGGATGCACTGCCCTTTGAAGGCAGATTGCCAAGCCTGGCGAAGCTACGCTGAGCAGAAGTAAGTCTGGAAGTAAACGCCTAAACATATCTATGGAAAAAACAACCCGACCCGCTTCCATTCTTTCGAATTGGAGCGGGTCGGGTTTTGCTTGCTGCAATGGGTGTTACATTAAAACACATGCTGTAATATCAATTAAACCGAAAGATCGAGACTTCCACCCAGATTGGGATGAGGAGCAGGCACAGACTTCAACATCTCCGTCATCTGCTGGCCTTGCTGCTGTGCCATGTCTTTTGTAATTGACATCACTTGCAAGCTTGCCGACTGTACGACTGAAGCTTGGCTCATTGCCATTGATAATGCTGCAATATCCATGATCTTCACTCCTTTCTCTATCTTATATATGGGCGTACTTACTTTATATCGGTCAGTAGGATTCAAATGTTGAGTAAGCCACACCACTCTACTTATATGTAAGCAGACTTCATTCGTTTTAGTTGATATGTTAAACTCATTCGGGAGCGATGATCATGTTGCCTGTCTCATTTCAATTTACATACATAACAAGTCTACTTACCCCTCAATCAATCCATACTTCACAAAACTATGATACAATCCATCTTCCTCAACTGTGCCAGTAATATCGTCTGCAATGGCTTTCAGACCTGGCTTAGCATTGCCCATGGCAATGCCGACGTTACAAAACTCCAGCATCTCGGCATCATTCATGCCATCACCGATGGCGAATGTATCCTCCTGCGACATGTCCAGATGCTTCAGCAGATCGGCGATTGCAATAGCTTTGTGAATGCCAGGGATCATCAGTTCACCACTTCCCTCACCAAAGATCGGCACCGTGCACTGAATGACTTCAAATTTGCCTTCGAACTCCTGCTTGATTCGCTCAAACGGGATCACTGCGCTCTCCAGGAAACATACTTTGTTCACGTCATCCTTGTACAGGTCGCTCTCTCCATACGTCAATCCGGCAATAAACGGGTGTGGCTTCAATTCCTTCTTCTCTCTGGCTACAGGATCATTCTCCACATCACCATAGATACGGCGTTCTAAGTGAGGTTGCAGATTACTACTCGCATACAATGCCGAATTAGATTCAAGGTAGAAGTCAATGCCGTGTTCATTGAAGAAATCGACCATATGACGAACATCTTCCGCTGTAACCCTTTTGTGATACAACACATCCTTGCCAAACTCCACATAACCTCCACCTGCACCAATCAGGCCATCGAACCCTACATCCCAGATGGAATCATAGATTTCCGCCTTGGACCGGCCTGTACATAAATAGAGCAGATGTCCATTTTCTCTGGCCTGTTTGCAAGCCTTCTGCGCTGACAACGGAATGTTTCCGTCATCATCTACCAATGTGCCATCAATATCAATAAATACAATTTTCCGCTTCATTTCTTGCATCTGCTTATGCCCCTGTCATGTAATGTTGTCTATGTCTAACCTAGCGAGTGCCGACAGGCATTTTCCTGATATAAAATTACCTATTTCGTGGTGTTCGCTGATCGATCAACTTCTCCAAAAATCCGGCAAAAGAATCCGCGTATACCTCCGGTTCCCCATTAAAGTAATCCAAACGCATCACTTTATACTCCCCAAGGTGATCAGCCGTCTGCGTATCAAAGTAGTAATATTCATCCTCGTCCGGTACAAACAGCTCCAGCTTCCCTTCCTTCTTTGCGTCTTCATCGGCAAGTCGGTATCTATACAAAATGTCAGCATCGGTATACTCTCGGTGTTCCGAAGACGTAATCGTCAGAATTTCTGTTCCGCTTAACAGCGCTTGACCATAATTCAGAAGCCACCAGCGATAGGATGGGGGTAACGAAAAGCCCAACTCTTGTTCAACTTCAACAATCCAGCTCTCTTGAACTTGATGGTTCGGGAACCAGCGTATAGCCTCGGTATGTTCCAATTTCTCAATCAGACTTGAATACATGGATAGATCTCCTCCAATACCATTGTAATGTCATTGAGTTATGATTACCTTCATCCCGACTTGTCCATATGTACAGTTTGCCAGTCATCATTTTCCTCAGCAATAACCGTAAACCCTTGACGTTTCCAGAAATCTACGGCTCCTGGCAAGAAGCGATGTGTATGCAAGTAGAGTGTAGTATAGTGCATATCCTTCACCACATTCTCCAGTTCTTTTACCAGCATGGACCCAATGCCATATCTGCGATACGCAGGATCTACATAACATTTCACAATTTCGGCTGCAGATTGGGCTGCATATCGACCGTCTACGGCCTGAATACGTCCATCATACGGTAATATTCCAATCGTTCCGACGATGCCCGCATCCCCCATCATTGCAACAAGAAAAATCGATTCATTGGATACCAAATAATGTTCAGTGAACTGCTCGAAATCCACAGGTAACCTCGTGTGATCCATCATGGGAAACACTTCTCTACGTACACGCATGGCAAAATCAATGGCATCATGAATCTGATGTGCCTGAACTGGTGTTACTGTCGGTATACTCTGAAGTCGTGTCAAAAGATCCACATTCCTTCTCCTCTATATTGGGAGCGATTTCTAGGCATTTCCTTGATCCTTCTTCATGCCATGTCAGATCGACTCTCTTCATCTCATCTTACCGAATTTGTCCCTCCCTATCAATCTATCTACACTACTAACCAAATTAAAAACA of Paenibacillus sp. FSL R5-0517 contains these proteins:
- a CDS encoding Cof-type HAD-IIB family hydrolase, whose translation is MQEMKRKIVFIDIDGTLVDDDGNIPLSAQKACKQARENGHLLYLCTGRSKAEIYDSIWDVGFDGLIGAGGGYVEFGKDVLYHKRVTAEDVRHMVDFFNEHGIDFYLESNSALYASSNLQPHLERRIYGDVENDPVAREKKELKPHPFIAGLTYGESDLYKDDVNKVCFLESAVIPFERIKQEFEGKFEVIQCTVPIFGEGSGELMIPGIHKAIAIADLLKHLDMSQEDTFAIGDGMNDAEMLEFCNVGIAMGNAKPGLKAIADDITGTVEEDGLYHSFVKYGLIEG
- a CDS encoding SMI1/KNR4 family protein, whose translation is MYSSLIEKLEHTEAIRWFPNHQVQESWIVEVEQELGFSLPPSYRWWLLNYGQALLSGTEILTITSSEHREYTDADILYRYRLADEDAKKEGKLELFVPDEDEYYYFDTQTADHLGEYKVMRLDYFNGEPEVYADSFAGFLEKLIDQRTPRNR
- a CDS encoding GNAT family N-acetyltransferase produces the protein MDLLTRLQSIPTVTPVQAHQIHDAIDFAMRVRREVFPMMDHTRLPVDFEQFTEHYLVSNESIFLVAMMGDAGIVGTIGILPYDGRIQAVDGRYAAQSAAEIVKCYVDPAYRRYGIGSMLVKELENVVKDMHYTTLYLHTHRFLPGAVDFWKRQGFTVIAEENDDWQTVHMDKSG